The following are encoded together in the Equus quagga isolate Etosha38 chromosome 15, UCLA_HA_Equagga_1.0, whole genome shotgun sequence genome:
- the YPEL1 gene encoding protein yippee-like 1, with the protein MVKMTKAKTFQAYLPNCHRTYSCVHCRAHLANHDELISKSFQGSQGRAYLFNSVVNVGCGPAEERVLLTGLHAVADIYCENCKTTLGWKYEHAFESSQKYKEGKFIIELAHMIKDNGWE; encoded by the exons ATGGTGAAGATGACAAAAGCCAAAACTTTCCAAGCTTATCTGCCGAACTGTCACCGAACGTACAGCTGTGTCCACTGCAGAGCCCACCTGGCCAACCACGACGAGCTGATCTCCAAG tcCTTTCAGGGGAGCCAGGGCCGAGCCTACCTCTTCAATTCCGT GGTGAACGTGGGCTGTGGCCCTGCGGAGGAGAGGGTCCTCCTCACTGGCTTGCATGCTGTCGCTGACATCTACTGTGAGAACTGCAAAACCACGCTCGGGTGGAAATAT gaacATGCCTTTGAGAGCAGTCAGAAatataaggaaggaaaatttATTATTGAGCTTGCCCACATGATCAAAGACAACGGCTGGGAGTGA